Proteins encoded within one genomic window of Sphingomonas sp. NBWT7:
- the pyrF gene encoding orotidine-5'-phosphate decarboxylase: protein MSNRIYVALDTPDLDRAKAIATRVRHHVGGIKLGLEFFAANGRHGVREMAELGLPVFLDLKLHDIPNTVAKAVQALRGLAPAILTVHAAGGRAMLEDAKAAAATGTKVVAVTMLTSLDEGDLRATGVSGSAHDQVLRLTELAMASGIDGIVCSGAEVAAAHRIWPKGFFVVPGVRPADGAVGDQKRVVTPRQALDGGASIVVIGRPITQVDDPDAAARAIAATL, encoded by the coding sequence ATGTCGAATCGTATCTACGTCGCGCTCGACACGCCCGATCTCGATCGCGCAAAGGCGATCGCGACGCGCGTCCGCCACCATGTCGGCGGGATCAAGCTGGGACTCGAGTTCTTCGCAGCCAACGGCCGTCATGGCGTACGCGAGATGGCGGAGCTCGGCTTGCCCGTGTTTCTCGACCTCAAGCTGCACGACATCCCCAATACCGTGGCGAAAGCGGTGCAGGCGCTGCGCGGCCTCGCGCCGGCGATCCTTACAGTCCACGCGGCCGGCGGGCGCGCGATGCTGGAAGACGCCAAGGCCGCCGCAGCGACGGGTACCAAGGTCGTCGCGGTGACGATGCTGACCAGCCTCGACGAAGGCGACCTGCGCGCAACCGGGGTGAGCGGCAGCGCGCACGATCAGGTGCTGCGGCTGACCGAGTTGGCGATGGCATCGGGCATCGACGGCATCGTCTGTTCGGGCGCGGAAGTCGCGGCGGCGCACCGGATCTGGCCCAAGGGTTTCTTCGTCGTTCCCGGCGTGCGGCCGGCGGATGGCGCGGTTGGCGATCAAAAGCGCGTCGTCACGCCGCGCCAGGCGCTCGACGGCGGCGCCTCGATCGTCGTCATCGGCCGGCCGATCACGCAGGTCGACGATCCCGACGCCGCCGCACGCGCGATCGCCGCGACGCTGTAG
- a CDS encoding patatin-like protein, which yields MREIELRLALVCYGGISLAVYMHGITKEVWHAARASRASHEGTPLTGSAQVYAALLDSIAEDGVTRLRLLPDIIAGASAGGINGIFLAQALSAGQSLDPLTELWLERADVEALIAPDAAPASRLSKAWAIPLAWMAAGRSADKLESLDEQTRDEVRAKLSHFVRSRWFEPPFDGPGFTAMLLDAFDAMAAAPRGPRLLPDGQPLDLFVTVTDFTGHPERLELHSPAEVVETEHRVVLSFSDHGMASESLAPVPELAFAARATSSFPGAFPAFTVTELDTILAGRDRAWPSRREFLRSALPRHAAANAAEKAVLIDGSVLANAPFRPAIDALEQRPARRQVDRRFVYVDPSPGMKFRLTSGGDAPPGFFQTILGAISELPRKQPIRDNLDAIAARSRRIERMRAITAAIRPQVESEVEALFGRTFFLDRPTAARLVAWRRRAQIAAAERAGFSYAGYAHLKINGVVETVTALLHAIGGEPGPERWRGIRTRIEAALLARGYDEAQPSDASSNASIAFLRTFDLNFRIRRLRLLARRLVELEGEHDEAALRPIRDAIYQSLSAYLDCKLATSHKPLRSAARRRGGDMSALLDRLAASMDLTRLDAETDERLAAALAALPRHPRRALLLRYLGFPYLDLATLPLLQGEGIDEYDPIKVDRISPDDSTAIRSGGAEATLKGIQFSNFGAFFSRAYRENDYLWGRLHGAERMIDIIVSALPADMRLRPGQVAAAKRAAFVAILDEEESRLSTAATLIAQLRTEIG from the coding sequence ATGCGCGAGATCGAACTGCGGCTCGCGCTCGTCTGCTACGGCGGCATCAGCCTCGCCGTCTATATGCACGGGATTACCAAGGAAGTATGGCACGCAGCGCGCGCCAGCCGTGCCAGCCACGAAGGTACGCCGCTGACGGGCAGCGCACAGGTCTACGCCGCGCTGCTCGACAGTATCGCCGAAGACGGCGTGACGCGTTTGCGCCTCCTCCCCGATATCATCGCCGGAGCTAGCGCAGGCGGGATCAACGGCATCTTCTTAGCGCAGGCGCTCAGCGCCGGTCAGTCGCTCGATCCGCTGACCGAGCTGTGGCTCGAGCGCGCCGACGTCGAGGCGCTGATCGCACCCGACGCAGCGCCGGCGTCGCGCCTGTCCAAGGCGTGGGCAATCCCGCTCGCCTGGATGGCAGCGGGACGAAGCGCGGACAAGCTGGAGAGCCTCGACGAACAGACGCGCGACGAAGTGCGCGCCAAGCTGTCGCATTTCGTCCGCTCGCGCTGGTTCGAGCCGCCGTTCGACGGCCCCGGTTTCACCGCGATGCTGCTCGACGCGTTCGACGCGATGGCCGCCGCCCCGCGCGGCCCGCGCCTGCTGCCTGACGGGCAACCGCTCGATCTGTTCGTCACCGTAACCGACTTCACCGGCCATCCCGAACGGCTCGAGCTTCACTCGCCCGCGGAGGTCGTCGAGACCGAGCACCGCGTCGTGCTGTCGTTCAGTGATCACGGTATGGCGAGCGAGAGCCTGGCGCCGGTACCCGAACTCGCCTTTGCGGCGCGCGCGACGTCGAGCTTCCCCGGTGCCTTCCCTGCCTTCACCGTCACCGAGCTCGACACGATCCTGGCCGGTCGCGATCGCGCGTGGCCGTCGCGGCGTGAGTTCCTGCGGTCGGCGCTGCCACGTCATGCCGCCGCCAACGCCGCGGAGAAGGCCGTGCTGATCGACGGATCGGTACTCGCCAACGCGCCGTTCCGCCCAGCGATCGACGCGCTCGAGCAGCGCCCGGCACGGCGGCAGGTCGATCGGCGCTTCGTCTACGTCGATCCATCGCCCGGCATGAAGTTTCGCCTGACGAGCGGCGGTGATGCGCCGCCCGGCTTCTTCCAGACGATCCTCGGCGCGATCAGCGAGCTGCCGCGCAAGCAGCCGATCCGCGACAATCTCGACGCGATCGCCGCGCGTTCGCGCCGCATCGAGCGGATGCGCGCGATCACCGCTGCGATCCGCCCGCAGGTCGAAAGCGAGGTCGAGGCACTGTTCGGCCGCACGTTTTTCCTCGATCGGCCCACCGCCGCGCGGCTCGTTGCATGGCGCCGGCGCGCGCAGATCGCCGCCGCGGAACGCGCCGGCTTCAGCTACGCAGGATATGCGCATCTCAAGATCAACGGCGTCGTCGAGACGGTCACCGCGCTGCTCCACGCCATCGGCGGTGAGCCGGGGCCCGAGCGGTGGCGCGGCATCCGTACACGGATAGAGGCGGCGTTGCTCGCGCGCGGCTATGACGAGGCGCAGCCGTCCGACGCGTCGAGCAACGCGTCGATCGCGTTCCTGCGCACCTTCGATCTCAATTTCCGCATCCGCCGCCTCCGCCTGCTCGCCCGCCGGCTGGTCGAGCTCGAGGGCGAGCATGACGAGGCGGCGCTACGCCCGATCCGCGACGCGATCTATCAGTCATTGTCGGCATATCTCGACTGCAAGTTAGCGACGAGCCACAAGCCGCTGCGCAGCGCCGCGCGGCGGCGCGGCGGCGATATGTCGGCGTTGCTCGATCGGCTGGCCGCGTCGATGGACCTGACGCGGCTCGATGCCGAAACCGACGAGCGTCTCGCCGCTGCGCTCGCCGCCCTGCCCCGTCACCCGCGACGCGCGCTGCTGCTGCGCTACCTCGGCTTCCCCTATCTCGATCTCGCCACGCTGCCGCTGCTGCAAGGCGAAGGGATCGACGAATATGATCCGATCAAGGTCGACCGTATCTCACCCGACGACTCAACGGCGATCAGGAGCGGCGGAGCGGAGGCGACGCTGAAGGGCATCCAGTTCAGCAACTTTGGCGCCTTCTTCAGCCGCGCCTATCGCGAGAACGATTATCTGTGGGGCCGGCTGCACGGCGCCGAACGGATGATCGACATCATCGTCTCCGCGCTGCCGGCCGACATGCGGTTGCGGCCCGGCCAGGTGGCGGCGGCGAAGCGCGCAGCGTTCGTCGCGATCCTCGACGAGGAAGAGTCGCGCCTGTCGACCGCCGCCACGCTGATCGCACAGCTGCGCACCGAGATCGGCTGA
- a CDS encoding endonuclease/exonuclease/phosphatase family protein, producing MIRVASYNMRKAIGTDRRRNPERILEVLREIDADVIALQEADRRFGARAAVITPHLLDEHSDWKAIAFGVRNGSMGWHGNALLVRKSSTVLECQTIHLPALEPRGAVSADLKVGDVTLRAIGMHLDLSGLWRRKQAAAVLSHVEGCTRPCETVMMGDLNEWTRAAGCLRDFARDFAFADTGPSFHARRPVGRLDRIMVSPGLKIVDCGVHMTAAARKASDHLPIWADLSPA from the coding sequence ATGATCCGGGTGGCGAGCTATAACATGCGCAAGGCGATCGGCACCGATCGCCGCCGCAACCCCGAACGTATCCTTGAAGTGTTGCGCGAGATCGACGCCGACGTGATTGCGTTGCAGGAAGCCGACCGTCGCTTCGGCGCGCGCGCGGCGGTGATCACCCCGCATCTTCTCGACGAGCATAGCGACTGGAAGGCGATCGCCTTCGGCGTGCGGAATGGTTCGATGGGCTGGCATGGCAACGCGTTGCTCGTCCGCAAATCGTCGACCGTGCTCGAATGCCAGACGATCCACCTTCCCGCGCTGGAGCCCCGCGGGGCGGTGTCGGCCGATCTGAAGGTCGGTGACGTCACGCTGCGAGCGATCGGCATGCACCTCGACCTGTCAGGGCTGTGGCGGCGCAAACAGGCCGCCGCGGTTCTCTCGCACGTCGAAGGCTGTACGCGGCCCTGCGAGACAGTGATGATGGGCGATCTCAACGAATGGACCCGCGCCGCCGGCTGCCTGCGCGATTTTGCGCGCGACTTCGCCTTCGCCGATACCGGGCCGAGCTTTCACGCGCGGCGGCCGGTGGGTCGGCTCGACCGCATCATGGTGTCGCCGGGGCTTAAGATCGTCGACTGCGGCGTCCACATGACTGCGGCGGCACGCAAGGCAAGCGATCACCTGCCGATCTGGGCCGACCTGTCGCCCGCATGA